The Candidatus Synechococcus calcipolaris G9 nucleotide sequence GGTGGAAAATTGGTCGAAGTGGCCAGAACAGATCGCCAGGGCAGATTTCTTTTCTCGTTTTTACTATGAAGAAGCCCCTAACCCCGTTGATATTTCTCCCCGTGGTCTATGTCGGTTGGCAGATAGGGTGGATGTTCCGGCATTTCTAGAGCGCATGGCATGGGATCGTACCCAGGAGAAGGCTCTATATGGGGATTGGGGTGACATTGATCCAAAGAACTTAGCACCAGAAGATGCGCGACTCCCTTGGTATCAACCGCCTACAGTGGCTCTTCTCTTTTTACCCACCATTCATTGTTGGGATACCCTAGCCTACTTGAACTGGTTTGGAACATCTGATTATGGAGCCGAGTATTATATTGCCCTGGGACGCTCCTGGGAAAAACGGTTTGGGGCTGAGTTAGTGGCCCACTACGGTACGATTTTGCAATGCTTAGTGAGTCGTCCTCCCCAAATCCTAGGGGATGCAGAAACCCTAGCCCAGGAACATGATTTGGCAAGTCCCTGTACCCTGGCCCAGCCTGGCCTGCACATCCTCG carries:
- a CDS encoding DUF4253 domain-containing protein, with translation MSSIKEPKLSMIQSISELAASLAGTTLAERMMLELPILDTDEKAYALKISGDEVESAWRIARACLSQTQRWPVAVGSWVENWSKWPEQIARADFFSRFYYEEAPNPVDISPRGLCRLADRVDVPAFLERMAWDRTQEKALYGDWGDIDPKNLAPEDARLPWYQPPTVALLFLPTIHCWDTLAYLNWFGTSDYGAEYYIALGRSWEKRFGAELVAHYGTILQCLVSRPPQILGDAETLAQEHDLASPCTLAQPGLHILDYAKGLVGCDRWALQENP